Proteins from a genomic interval of Trichoderma breve strain T069 chromosome 2, whole genome shotgun sequence:
- a CDS encoding major facilitator superfamily domain-containing protein produces the protein MASQSASPPGDFKQATMSESTARSPSVSSRSPEGEEEGGIRPADYDTETVERVYKKIDLRIIPPFWILYFLCSAIRSNIGIAQTMNRDKGHDLETVLGLTPKDVSTALALFYVSYVIFDFPSNLIMSKLSPRVWMARIVFATGVVGSCFAAVQSPWSLKFLRFLLGLVIAGMWPGMAFYLTLFYPPSRTAKRIGMYFTASQVSAAVVGLVSAGFQLMDGDRGLVGFRWMFLVYGLVAVVLSFVLLWWLPDRPLAPGQERKRTGLFKWLPATPEVLTGEDAKVHYSELKRVYHARPWGLRDLGLVLLDWRLWPLCLMYFGVVGVGIGTQLYGSVIIAAIQPEASDIVVSLLFAPIWIMDLIAILLVTPVSDRFHRLRPFFFSAAVCIQIAGLLTTTFALENGWARYGGLLMVGFGLGPTVPICMTWTSEIFQRRHGEVGVAAATALVSGLGNLGSVTTTYALYSGWPEDSKPGPHQFRKSNLTMIGILCLSILSSVVMLVLLKVVGNPPSSKLHDNDSASDFEDGAARREATQRGFGKFSRRSQHQEI, from the exons ATGGCGTCGCAATCAGCATCGCCTCCTGGCGATTTCAAGCAAGCAACCATGAGCGAAAGCACTGCTCGCTCTCCTTCTGTATCATCTCGCAGTCCTGAAGGCGAGGAAGAGGGCGGTATCCGACCGGCCGACTACGACACAGAAACGGTGGAGAGGGTCTACAA GAAAATTGATCTTAGAATTATTCCAC CTTTCTGGATCTTGTACTTTCTTTGCTCGGCAATTCGCTCCAACATTGGTATTGCTCAGACGATGAATCGTGACAAGGGCCATGATCTAGAGACTGTCCTTGGGCTCACTCCCAAAGACGTATCCACTGCCCTTGCTCTCTTCTATGTGTCCTACGTCATCTTTGACTTTCCATCAAACCTCATCATGAGCAAGCTCAGCCCTCGAGTATGGATGGCCAGAATCGTCTTTGCCACCGGAGTTGTTGGCTCTTGCTTTGCAGCTGTCCAATCTCCTTGGAGCCTCAAATTTCTACGCTTCCTCCTGGGCTTGGTCATTGCTGGCATGTGGCCGGGCATGGCTTTTTACCTCACACTGTTCTATCCACCGTCTCGAACAGCCAAGCGAATTGGCATGTACTTTACTGCCTCTCAAGTGTCCGCTGCTGTGGTTGGCCTTGTATCAGCTGGATTCCAGTTGATGGATGGTGACAGGGGCTTGGTTGGCTTTAGATGGATGTTTCTCGTATATGGacttgttgctgttgtccTGAGCTTTGTGCTACTGTGGTGGCTTCCTGACCGACCCCTGGCACCgggacaagagagaaagcgCACTGGCCTTTTCAAATGGCTTCCAGCCACCCCCGAAGTTCTCACTGGTGAAGATGCCAAAGTCCACTACTCTGAGTTGAAGCGTGTCTACCATGCTCGTCCATGGGGCCTGAGAGATCTTGGTCTTGTGCTTCTGGACTGGAGGCTGTGGCCTTTGTGTCTAATGTACTTTGGAGTTGTCGGAGTCGGAATAGGCACTCAACTCTACGGTTCAGTCATCATTGCTGCAATCCAGCCAGAGGCGAGTGATATAGTGGTCAGCTTGCTTTTTGCTCCTATCTGGATT ATGGACCTCATTGCCATTCTCCTGGTGACACCTGTTTCTGATCGCTTTCATCGCCTTAGaccattcttcttttccgcAGCCGTCTGTATCCAGATTGCGGGCCTACTGACGACGACCTTTGCTCTTGAAAATGGCTGGGCCCGATACGGTGGTCTTTTGATGGTGGGCTTCGGCCTGGGACCGACTGTCCCCATTTGTATGACGTGGACCTCGGAAATCTTTCAGCGCCGACATGGCGAAGTTGGTGTGGCAGCTGCCACAGCTCTGGTATCTGGTCTTGGAAACTTGGGCAGCGTCACCACCACGTACGCCTTGTATTCTGGCTGGCCAGAGGATTCCAAGCCTGGACCTCACCAGTTCCGTAAGAGCAACCTTACAATGATCGGAATTCTCTGTCTCAGCATTCTTAGCTCCGTGGTCATGCTGGTATTGCTCAAGGTCGTCGGCAATCCTCCGAGCTCCAAGCTCCACGACAACGACTCAGCTAGCGACTTTGAGGATGGCGCAGCAAGACGGGAGGCCACGCAACGTGGATTCGGTAAATTCTCTCGACGCTCCCAACACCAAGAGATCTAA
- a CDS encoding mitochondrial ribosomal protein subunit l20 domain-containing protein, translating to MDLRSLLRPASQLLTPLRCLSAPRAAVTTVFTSSRGHKTTARTKRALKISPHDSFLPSRTTEFPAADSIIYNPPASEASPSHTPFIFLPRNDPRRLAITRLRSTASNPTAYSQTNGELPPEMRYKRRQPKYNLTKEHIEEMRRLRNEDPLTWSVQKLARKFECSTVFVQMAAPAPPEHLQWLKGKLERKMERWGPKKTAAREDRKRRAEMLYRGEL from the coding sequence ATGGATCTCCGATCTCTCCTCCGGCCAGCTTCCCAGCTGCTCACTCCCCTCCGCTGCCTCTCCGCCCCCAGAGCAGCAGTAACTACCGTCTTCACCTCCTCCCGCGGCCACAAAACCACCGCCCGCACCAAGCGAGCCCTCAAGATTTCCCCCCACGACTCCTTCCTACCCTCCCGCACCACCGAATTCCCCGCCGCCGACTCCATCATCTACAATCCTCCCGCGTCAGAGGCCTCGCCTTCGCACACGCCATTCATCTTCCTCCCGCGCAACGACCCGCGCCGCCTCGCCATCACGCGCCTACGCAGCACCGCAAGCAACCCCACGGCATACTCACAGACAAACGGCGAGTTGCCTCCCGAGATGCGTTATAAGCGCCGCCAGCCCAAATACAACCTGACAAAGGAGCACATCGAGGAGATGCGCCGCCTGCGCAACGAGGACCCTCTGACGTGGAGCGTGCAGAAGCTCGCCCGCAAGTTCGAGTGCTCGACTGTTTTCGTGCAGATGGCTGCGCCGGCGCCGCCGGAGCACTTGCAGTGGCTCAAGGGCAagctggagaggaagatggaaaggTGGgggccgaagaagacggcggcgagggagGATAGGAAGAGGAGAGCCGAGATGCTGTACCGGGGCGAGTTATAG